A region from the Flavobacterium enshiense genome encodes:
- a CDS encoding YebC/PmpR family DNA-binding transcriptional regulator, with product MGRAFEFRKARKMKRWSAMAKTFTRIGKDIVMAVKEGGPNPETNSRLRAVIQNAKAANMPKDNVERAIKKASDKDTANFKEVLFEGYAPHGIAILIETATDNNNRTVANIRSYFNKCNGTMGTQGSVEFMFDHTCNFRIPSEGQDVEELELEMIDFGVEEIFADEDGILMYAPFESFGAIQKELENRNIEILSSGFERIPQITKELTPEQVADVEKLLEKIEEDDDVMNVYHTMQE from the coding sequence ATGGGAAGAGCATTTGAATTCAGAAAAGCACGTAAAATGAAACGTTGGTCGGCAATGGCTAAAACGTTTACACGAATTGGAAAAGATATTGTAATGGCTGTTAAGGAGGGTGGACCAAATCCGGAGACCAATTCCCGCTTAAGAGCTGTTATACAAAATGCAAAGGCAGCTAATATGCCAAAAGACAACGTAGAGAGAGCAATTAAAAAAGCATCTGATAAAGATACCGCCAATTTTAAGGAGGTTTTATTCGAAGGCTATGCACCTCACGGGATTGCCATTCTGATTGAAACTGCTACCGATAACAACAACAGAACGGTTGCCAACATCAGAAGTTACTTCAACAAATGTAACGGAACTATGGGAACACAAGGTTCTGTAGAATTCATGTTTGACCATACATGTAACTTCCGTATCCCTTCAGAAGGCCAAGATGTGGAAGAACTGGAATTGGAAATGATCGACTTTGGGGTGGAAGAAATTTTCGCAGACGAAGACGGTATATTAATGTATGCTCCATTTGAAAGTTTTGGTGCTATACAAAAAGAACTTGAAAACAGAAACATTGAAATCTTATCATCCGGTTTCGAACGCATTCCTCAAATCACAAAAGAATTAACACCGGAGCAAGTTGCCGATGTCGAGAAGTTATTAGAGAAAATCGAAGAAGATGATGACGTAATGAACGTTTATCACACTATGCAGGAATAG
- a CDS encoding S9 family peptidase gives MVETITAPLATVKPKQLEKHGHIRTDDYYWLNERENPEVIDYLNKENDYYNKMTEHTKQFQADLFEEMKSRIKEDDSSVPYLYNGYYYITRFEKGKDYPIYARKKGSLDANEEIMFDCNEMAKGFAYFQLSGLSVSEDNKWCAFGVDTVSRREYTIQIKNLETDEILPVKLEKTTGGSTWAADNKTLFYTRKDLVTLRSDKIYKHKLGSEANEDQVVFYEKDDTFSTFIYKEKSKKYLVIGSSSTLTSEYQILRADNPDGKFEMFQKRTRGLEYSISHFDDSFYVVTNKDKATNFKLMKTPETSTSKDNWVDLIPHRKDTLLEGIDIFRDYLVVEERSNGLNKIRIMPWSGEGEYYLPFDIETYTAYTTTNVDFDTEILRYSYQSMATPPSVIDFNMRTKEKTIKKEQEVLGGKFDKNNYTEERIWATAKDGTKVPVSLVYRNGIKKDGENPLLLYAYGSYGSSMDPYFSSIRLSLLDRGFIYGIAHIRGGEDLGREWYDNGKLLKKKNTFTDFIDCSRYVIEQKYTSENHLYAEGGSAGGLLMGVVINEAPELYNGVIAQVPFVDVVTTMLDESIPLTTGEYDEWGNPNEKKYYDYMLSYSPYDNITKQKYPNMLVTTGLHDSQVQYWEPAKWVARLRVMKLGDSKLFLDTNMDTGHGGASGRFEAIKEVAKEYAFLLDLEGIKK, from the coding sequence ATGGTAGAAACAATAACGGCACCTTTGGCAACCGTAAAGCCAAAACAACTTGAAAAACACGGACATATTCGTACAGACGATTATTATTGGTTGAATGAAAGGGAAAACCCGGAAGTAATCGATTACCTTAACAAGGAAAACGATTACTACAATAAAATGACAGAGCATACCAAACAATTTCAAGCCGATTTGTTTGAAGAAATGAAGTCAAGAATCAAAGAGGACGACAGTTCTGTTCCCTACCTGTATAACGGATATTATTATATTACCCGATTTGAAAAAGGGAAGGATTACCCGATTTATGCCAGAAAAAAAGGAAGTTTGGATGCTAATGAGGAAATCATGTTCGATTGCAACGAAATGGCAAAGGGATTTGCTTATTTTCAGTTGAGCGGACTGAGTGTCAGTGAAGATAACAAATGGTGTGCCTTTGGTGTTGATACGGTTTCCCGACGAGAATACACTATTCAGATAAAAAACCTTGAAACCGATGAAATTCTTCCGGTAAAATTGGAAAAAACTACAGGAGGTTCAACTTGGGCAGCCGATAACAAAACGCTGTTTTATACACGTAAGGATTTGGTAACACTGCGTTCCGATAAGATTTATAAGCATAAATTAGGTTCGGAAGCCAATGAAGATCAAGTGGTTTTTTATGAAAAAGACGATACGTTTTCTACCTTCATTTATAAAGAGAAATCGAAAAAATACCTTGTAATCGGCTCTTCGAGTACGCTTACATCGGAATATCAGATTTTAAGAGCTGATAATCCAGACGGTAAATTTGAAATGTTCCAAAAAAGAACACGCGGACTGGAATATTCCATTTCACATTTCGACGACAGTTTTTATGTGGTGACAAATAAAGACAAAGCGACCAATTTCAAATTGATGAAAACTCCTGAAACTTCCACTTCAAAAGACAATTGGGTGGATTTGATTCCGCACCGAAAAGATACTTTGCTGGAAGGTATTGATATTTTCAGGGATTATCTGGTTGTGGAAGAACGCAGCAATGGTTTGAACAAAATAAGAATCATGCCTTGGAGTGGGGAAGGAGAATATTATCTGCCTTTTGATATCGAAACCTATACGGCTTATACCACAACAAACGTTGATTTCGATACGGAAATTCTGCGTTACAGTTATCAGTCGATGGCCACTCCTCCTTCGGTTATTGATTTCAATATGAGAACCAAAGAAAAAACCATCAAAAAAGAGCAGGAAGTTCTTGGTGGAAAATTCGATAAAAATAATTACACCGAAGAGCGAATTTGGGCCACTGCCAAAGACGGAACCAAAGTACCTGTTTCTTTAGTGTACCGAAACGGAATAAAGAAAGACGGAGAAAATCCTTTATTGTTGTATGCGTACGGGTCTTATGGTTCTTCAATGGATCCTTATTTTTCATCCATCCGTTTGAGTTTGCTGGACAGAGGCTTTATCTATGGTATTGCGCATATCAGGGGCGGTGAAGATTTGGGACGCGAATGGTATGATAACGGGAAATTACTTAAAAAGAAAAATACATTTACCGATTTTATTGATTGTTCCCGATATGTAATCGAGCAAAAGTACACTTCTGAAAATCATTTGTATGCTGAAGGCGGTTCTGCCGGAGGATTGTTGATGGGAGTTGTGATAAACGAAGCACCGGAATTGTATAATGGTGTAATTGCCCAAGTCCCTTTTGTGGATGTTGTGACAACCATGTTGGATGAATCTATTCCGCTTACAACTGGTGAATATGACGAATGGGGGAATCCGAATGAGAAGAAATACTACGATTATATGCTTTCTTATTCCCCTTATGACAATATAACAAAGCAAAAATATCCAAATATGTTGGTGACAACAGGATTGCATGATTCTCAAGTGCAATATTGGGAGCCGGCTAAATGGGTAGCTAGATTAAGAGTTATGAAGCTGGGAGACAGTAAGTTATTTTTGGATACCAATATGGATACCGGACATGGTGGCGCTTCCGGAAGGTTTGAAGCGATTAAAGAAGTTGCAAAAGAGTATGCTTTTTTGTTAGATTTAGAAGGAATTAAAAAGTAG
- the gcvT gene encoding glycine cleavage system aminomethyltransferase GcvT: protein MKNTALTHVHEGLGAKMVPFAGYNMPVQYEGVNIEHETVRNGVGVFDVSHMGEFFLKGENALALIQKVTSNDASKLVDGKAQYSCLPNNEGGIVDDLIVYKIEDNHYMLVVNASNIEKDWNWISSHNDMGVDMQNLSDSYSLLAIQGPKAAEAMQSLTSIDLVNMPYYSFQIGEFAGVKDVVVSATGYTGSGGFEIYFKNENAELIWNKVFEAGAAFGIKPIGLAARDTLRLEMGFCLYGNDINDTTSPLEAGLGWITKFDKEFTNSANLKNQKESGVARKLVAFEMTERAIPRHDYEIVDGSGSVIGVVTSGTMSPSMNKGIGLGYVPTSLSSVDSEIFIRIRKNDVAAKVVKLPFYKK from the coding sequence ATGAAAAATACAGCATTAACGCACGTTCACGAAGGTTTAGGAGCAAAAATGGTTCCGTTTGCAGGTTACAACATGCCTGTTCAGTATGAAGGAGTTAACATAGAACACGAAACTGTTCGTAACGGCGTAGGTGTTTTTGATGTATCTCACATGGGAGAATTCTTTTTGAAAGGCGAAAATGCTTTGGCTTTAATTCAGAAAGTAACTTCAAACGATGCATCGAAATTAGTTGACGGAAAAGCACAATATTCTTGTTTACCAAACAATGAAGGTGGAATTGTTGACGATTTAATCGTTTATAAAATTGAAGACAATCACTACATGTTAGTAGTTAACGCTTCAAATATTGAAAAAGACTGGAACTGGATTTCTTCTCATAACGATATGGGTGTAGATATGCAAAACCTTTCAGACAGCTACTCTTTGTTGGCTATTCAAGGCCCGAAAGCAGCTGAAGCAATGCAGTCGTTAACCTCAATTGATTTAGTCAACATGCCCTATTATTCTTTCCAAATCGGAGAATTTGCCGGTGTGAAAGATGTAGTTGTTTCTGCAACAGGATATACAGGTTCAGGTGGTTTTGAAATCTACTTCAAAAATGAAAATGCTGAATTGATCTGGAACAAAGTATTTGAAGCTGGTGCAGCATTCGGAATCAAACCAATCGGATTAGCAGCTCGTGACACTTTACGTTTAGAAATGGGCTTCTGCTTATACGGAAATGACATCAACGACACAACGTCTCCTTTAGAGGCAGGTTTGGGATGGATTACGAAATTCGATAAAGAATTCACCAATTCTGCAAACCTTAAAAATCAAAAAGAATCAGGCGTTGCTAGAAAATTAGTTGCTTTTGAAATGACTGAGCGCGCTATTCCACGTCATGATTATGAAATCGTTGACGGAAGCGGAAGTGTTATTGGAGTTGTTACTTCAGGAACTATGTCGCCGTCAATGAACAAAGGTATCGGTTTAGGCTATGTGCCAACATCATTATCCTCTGTTGACAGCGAAATTTTCATCAGAATCAGAAAAAATGATGTTGCAGCTAAAGTGGTTAAATTACCATTTTACAAAAAATAA
- a CDS encoding YbaB/EbfC family nucleoid-associated protein: MFGDIMGMMGKLKETQQKIEETKKRLDTVLIDEQSNDGLLKVTLTANRKVKSITIDDRLLEDKEQLEDYLILVMNKAIEKATNVNDAELAAVAKDGMPNIPGLDMFK, translated from the coding sequence ATGTTTGGAGATATCATGGGGATGATGGGTAAGCTAAAGGAAACCCAGCAAAAAATTGAAGAAACTAAAAAACGTTTGGATACCGTTTTAATTGATGAACAAAGCAATGACGGGCTTTTGAAAGTTACGCTGACAGCAAACAGAAAAGTAAAATCCATTACAATTGATGACCGTTTACTGGAAGACAAAGAACAATTGGAAGATTATTTGATTCTAGTTATGAACAAAGCCATCGAAAAAGCAACCAATGTAAATGACGCAGAATTAGCTGCGGTTGCCAAAGACGGCATGCCAAACATTCCAGGATTGGATATGTTTAAATAA
- the thrC gene encoding threonine synthase: MLYYSLHNHEHKVSFKEAVLRGLAPDKGLYFPEKITPLKDSFYNTIENYSNTEIAYECIKQFVGNAIPETELKQIIDETLSFDFPLVEIEKDIFSLELFHGPTMAFKDVGARFMSRCLSYFNNADAKTIVLVATSGDTGGAVASGFLGVKNTEVVILYPSGKVSEIQELQLTTLGKNITALEVAGTFDDCQEMVKNAFSDTKLENLNLTSANSINIARWLPQMFYYFFAYKALKKRQKQIVISCPSGNFGNICAGVMAKRLGLPVSHFVAATNANDTVPRFLKNGHYQPSKTIATLSNAMDVSDPSNFIRIQELYKNNTEKFFQDFTSYSFNDDKALETIKLIYKNSNYITEPHGVTGYLGLKKELENKKDSIGIFLETAHPIKFSETVEHTLDLKLQVPNQLKDLFKKQKVSIKIENYTDLKNFLSS; encoded by the coding sequence ATGCTATATTACAGTTTACATAACCATGAACATAAAGTAAGTTTTAAAGAGGCAGTTTTACGTGGATTGGCTCCTGACAAAGGACTGTATTTTCCGGAAAAGATAACGCCTTTAAAAGATTCATTTTATAATACAATTGAAAATTACAGCAATACTGAAATTGCTTACGAATGCATTAAACAATTTGTTGGCAATGCGATTCCTGAAACAGAATTAAAACAAATAATTGACGAAACCCTTTCATTTGATTTCCCGCTTGTTGAAATAGAAAAAGACATTTTTTCCCTTGAACTATTTCATGGCCCCACAATGGCTTTTAAAGATGTCGGTGCCAGGTTTATGTCGCGTTGTTTAAGTTATTTCAACAATGCTGATGCAAAAACAATTGTTTTAGTAGCCACTTCCGGAGATACCGGTGGTGCCGTTGCCAGTGGTTTTTTGGGAGTAAAAAATACAGAAGTGGTTATACTTTATCCCAGTGGAAAAGTAAGCGAAATTCAGGAATTACAACTCACTACTTTAGGCAAGAACATTACTGCTTTGGAAGTAGCCGGCACTTTTGACGATTGTCAGGAAATGGTAAAAAATGCCTTTTCAGACACCAAACTTGAAAATCTTAATCTGACATCTGCGAACTCTATAAATATAGCACGTTGGCTGCCGCAAATGTTCTATTATTTCTTTGCATACAAGGCTTTAAAAAAACGCCAAAAACAAATCGTAATTTCCTGTCCCAGTGGCAATTTCGGAAATATATGTGCCGGAGTGATGGCTAAACGATTAGGATTACCTGTTTCACATTTTGTGGCAGCGACAAATGCCAACGACACTGTGCCACGTTTTTTAAAAAATGGTCATTATCAACCAAGTAAAACCATCGCAACACTTTCAAATGCAATGGATGTTAGTGATCCGAGCAACTTTATAAGAATCCAGGAACTATACAAAAATAACACGGAAAAGTTTTTCCAAGATTTTACTTCCTATTCATTTAATGACGATAAGGCATTGGAAACTATAAAATTAATTTACAAGAACAGTAACTATATAACTGAACCTCACGGTGTAACCGGTTATTTGGGACTAAAAAAAGAGTTAGAAAACAAAAAAGATTCTATTGGTATATTTTTGGAAACTGCCCATCCGATAAAATTTTCAGAAACCGTTGAACATACTTTAGATTTAAAACTACAAGTACCAAATCAATTAAAAGACTTATTTAAGAAGCAAAAGGTTAGTATTAAAATAGAAAACTACACCGATCTTAAAAATTTTTTAAGCTCTTGA
- a CDS encoding PLP-dependent cysteine synthase family protein encodes MKEEIKAYNNVLELIGNTPLIRLNTITEGLKGNFYAKVEAFNPGHSTKDRIALYIIEEAEKRGILKPGDTIIETTSGNTGFSIAMVSIIKGYDCVLAVSSKSSKDKIDMLRAMGAKVYVCPAHVSADDPRSYYNVAKRLHEETKGSVYINQYFNDLNVDAHYNSTGPEIWEQTKGGITHLIACSGTGGTISGTARFLKEKNPNIKVLGVDAFGSVLKKYHETREFDNEEIYPYRIEGLGKNLIPTATDFDAIDKFTKVTDEESAHTAREIAKKEGLFVGYTSGAAMQAVKQFAEEGEFDENSNIVVIFPDHGSRYMSKVFSDEWMNEQGFFDSINAEEVQKIEFIK; translated from the coding sequence ATGAAAGAAGAAATAAAAGCCTATAATAATGTATTAGAATTAATAGGAAACACCCCCCTAATAAGGCTTAATACAATCACCGAAGGATTAAAAGGTAACTTTTACGCGAAAGTAGAGGCCTTTAATCCGGGACATTCAACAAAAGACAGAATTGCTCTTTACATAATAGAAGAAGCGGAGAAAAGAGGTATTTTAAAACCGGGTGATACGATTATCGAAACAACTTCCGGGAATACTGGTTTCAGTATAGCAATGGTTAGTATCATTAAAGGATACGATTGTGTTTTGGCTGTCAGTTCAAAATCTTCCAAAGATAAAATTGACATGTTGAGAGCAATGGGAGCAAAAGTATATGTTTGCCCTGCTCATGTTTCTGCCGATGATCCACGTTCTTATTATAATGTTGCAAAACGTTTACACGAAGAAACCAAAGGTTCGGTGTATATCAACCAGTATTTCAATGATTTGAATGTTGATGCACATTACAATTCCACAGGTCCTGAAATCTGGGAGCAGACAAAAGGAGGAATTACTCACCTTATTGCCTGCAGCGGTACAGGGGGAACAATTTCTGGAACAGCCCGTTTTTTAAAAGAAAAAAATCCAAACATAAAAGTTTTAGGTGTTGATGCTTTTGGATCGGTATTAAAAAAATACCACGAAACAAGAGAGTTTGACAACGAAGAAATTTACCCATACAGAATCGAAGGTTTAGGTAAAAATTTAATTCCTACTGCAACCGATTTTGATGCGATTGATAAATTTACCAAAGTAACTGACGAAGAAAGTGCTCATACGGCTCGAGAAATTGCCAAGAAAGAAGGTTTATTTGTGGGGTATACATCAGGAGCAGCCATGCAAGCTGTTAAGCAATTTGCTGAGGAAGGGGAGTTTGATGAAAACAGTAATATAGTTGTGATTTTCCCTGACCACGGTTCCCGTTACATGAGTAAAGTGTTCAGTGATGAATGGATGAATGAGCAAGGATTCTTTGATAGTATTAATGCTGAGGAAGTTCAAAAGATTGAATTCATAAAATAG
- the phoU gene encoding phosphate signaling complex protein PhoU — translation MTQLENEIQNLKDELIDLWLLVNLQLEKAHQSLFSMDNDLAREIIANEKRVNSYELKLDRNCENVFALFNPVAMDLRFVLAVLKINTNLERTGDIAAGIARFIKEIDDDFDKELLEIANVKEMFEVSIFMMSNILEAFEKEDTKLARKIFKQDETLDKIKKKANGVIAKYCKEKPDNIEQALYLLSIIQKLERVGDHAKNMAEETIFYIEAKVLKHKSKPNKKK, via the coding sequence ATGACTCAGTTAGAAAACGAAATACAGAATTTAAAAGATGAATTAATTGATTTATGGCTGTTGGTGAACCTGCAGCTGGAAAAAGCACATCAGTCATTATTTTCAATGGATAATGATTTGGCGAGGGAAATAATTGCCAATGAAAAAAGAGTTAATTCCTATGAGTTGAAATTGGATCGTAACTGTGAAAATGTTTTCGCACTTTTCAATCCCGTTGCCATGGATTTGCGATTCGTATTGGCTGTTTTAAAAATCAATACCAATCTGGAACGCACGGGTGATATTGCCGCCGGAATAGCTAGATTCATAAAGGAAATAGATGATGATTTCGATAAAGAACTTCTTGAAATTGCTAATGTCAAGGAGATGTTTGAAGTGTCTATCTTTATGATGTCCAATATTTTGGAAGCTTTTGAGAAAGAAGATACAAAATTGGCCCGTAAGATTTTTAAACAGGATGAAACACTGGATAAAATCAAAAAAAAGGCAAACGGTGTTATAGCGAAATACTGTAAGGAAAAGCCTGATAATATCGAGCAGGCATTGTACCTTTTATCGATAATCCAAAAACTTGAAAGAGTGGGGGATCATGCAAAAAATATGGCAGAAGAGACCATTTTTTACATCGAAGCAAAAGTGCTGAAGCACAAATCAAAACCGAATAAGAAGAAATAA
- a CDS encoding homoserine kinase → MESIRIFSPATVANLSCGFDVLGLCLDTIGDEMIVRKSNKKGIRITKITGADLPLEIDKNVAGVAALALVNTYETDFGFEIEIHKKIKAGSGIGSSAASAAGAVFGINKLLGEPFSGNELIYYAMKGEALASGNEHADNVAPALLGGFTLVRGYDPLDVIKIKSPEELYVTILHPHIELKTSEMRAILKPEIKLKNAIRQWGNVGGLVAGLYTNDYDLIGRSLTDYIVEPLRSKFIPGFDQAKKTAIENGALGAGISGSGPSIFTLNKGLKNATSVNDQLKEIYQKNDIPFETFISKVNPDGIRIIE, encoded by the coding sequence ATGGAAAGTATTAGAATTTTTTCCCCTGCGACTGTAGCGAATCTTTCTTGCGGATTTGATGTTTTAGGCTTGTGCCTGGATACTATTGGAGATGAAATGATTGTTCGGAAATCCAATAAAAAAGGTATCCGGATTACCAAAATAACAGGCGCAGATTTACCTCTGGAGATTGACAAAAACGTAGCCGGCGTTGCCGCTTTGGCATTAGTAAATACGTATGAAACAGATTTTGGTTTCGAAATAGAAATTCATAAAAAAATAAAAGCCGGAAGCGGGATAGGCAGTTCGGCAGCAAGTGCGGCGGGTGCTGTTTTCGGAATTAATAAATTACTGGGAGAACCTTTTTCCGGTAACGAACTGATATATTATGCAATGAAAGGCGAAGCTTTAGCCAGCGGCAATGAACATGCGGACAATGTTGCACCTGCCCTTCTTGGCGGCTTTACTTTGGTTCGCGGTTATGATCCTTTGGATGTAATAAAAATCAAAAGTCCGGAAGAATTGTATGTAACAATCTTGCATCCTCACATCGAACTTAAAACATCCGAAATGAGAGCGATTCTAAAACCTGAAATCAAACTTAAAAACGCTATCAGGCAATGGGGAAATGTTGGAGGTCTTGTCGCCGGTTTATACACCAATGATTATGATTTAATAGGACGATCCCTTACGGATTATATCGTAGAACCATTAAGAAGCAAATTTATTCCGGGTTTTGACCAGGCGAAAAAAACTGCGATAGAAAACGGTGCCTTGGGAGCTGGAATTTCAGGTTCAGGGCCTTCAATTTTTACTTTAAATAAAGGTTTGAAGAATGCTACTTCTGTTAATGATCAATTAAAAGAAATATACCAAAAGAATGACATTCCATTTGAGACGTTTATTTCAAAAGTGAACCCAGACGGGATTCGTATAATTGAATAA